From the genome of Thermoflexus hugenholtzii JAD2, one region includes:
- a CDS encoding DUF2283 domain-containing protein — MKIEYDPARDLLYIWFGDPGEKAARTEIVVPGVYADFSRDGKLIGIEVLDASEMLGDKVQFEVVLTTPSVEATTEPS, encoded by the coding sequence ATGAAGATTGAATACGATCCGGCTCGAGATTTGCTTTACATCTGGTTTGGCGATCCTGGGGAGAAGGCAGCCCGGACAGAGATCGTGGTTCCGGGTGTGTATGCTGATTTCAGCCGCGATGGAAAATTGATAGGGATCGAGGTATTGGATGCTTCGGAGATGTTGGGAGATAAGGTCCAATTTGAGGTGGTCCTAACAACACCATCTGTTGAAGCAACTACCGAACCCTCTTGA
- a CDS encoding DUF4258 domain-containing protein: protein MSGGEAQGERRLRITEAHLHPHLRTRMHQRGLTLEEIERVMNEGWEAPDAKPGTWGRVLVFPYGREWEGQYFEEKEVRVYYKLTPEGIVLLTAIARYGKGFLRREE from the coding sequence GTGAGCGGGGGCGAGGCGCAAGGTGAACGGAGGCTCCGAATTACCGAGGCGCACCTTCATCCCCACTTGCGGACGCGCATGCATCAACGGGGCCTCACCCTGGAGGAGATCGAGCGTGTTATGAATGAAGGATGGGAGGCTCCCGATGCGAAACCAGGGACATGGGGAAGGGTGCTGGTGTTCCCTTACGGGAGGGAATGGGAAGGCCAATACTTTGAGGAAAAGGAGGTCAGGGTATACTACAAGTTAACCCCGGAGGGCATTGTGCTTCTGACGGCGATCGCCAGATATGGAAAGGGCTTCCTGAGGAGGGAGGAATAA
- a CDS encoding DedA family protein, translating to MLGEGTSRVRALIELVMAELGYGGIFLAAVVEVVFPPLPSDLLVPAAGVAAAGGVLRPEGVILAATAGTVVGALILYAFGRRGEPVVRRAVRRYGRWLGIREAEVDRALLLFRRYGAPILLAAHLIPGLRSGIAIPAGMSGMPVLPFSGLTALGAAMRAMLQTTAGMLLASHPLLFFSTLFLIGAIILMGWAVRALARLIFDKGRSRKRTFWIARR from the coding sequence ATGCTGGGAGAGGGGACAAGTCGGGTTCGGGCGCTGATCGAATTGGTGATGGCGGAGCTGGGGTATGGAGGGATCTTCCTGGCTGCGGTGGTGGAGGTGGTCTTCCCGCCCCTGCCTTCGGATCTTCTGGTGCCGGCGGCGGGGGTGGCGGCCGCCGGCGGCGTCCTGAGACCGGAAGGGGTCATCCTCGCCGCCACCGCCGGCACCGTGGTCGGCGCCCTGATCCTCTACGCCTTCGGGCGACGGGGCGAGCCTGTGGTCCGCCGCGCGGTTCGCCGCTATGGGCGCTGGCTGGGGATCCGGGAGGCGGAGGTCGACCGCGCTCTTCTGCTGTTCCGGCGCTACGGGGCTCCTATCCTGCTCGCCGCCCATCTGATCCCCGGGTTGCGCAGCGGGATCGCCATCCCCGCCGGGATGAGCGGGATGCCCGTCCTCCCCTTCAGCGGGTTGACCGCGCTGGGCGCGGCCATGCGGGCCATGTTGCAGACCACAGCGGGCATGCTCCTTGCCTCACACCCGCTCCTTTTCTTTTCGACCCTTTTCCTCATCGGGGCGATAATCCTTATGGGGTGGGCCGTAAGGGCGCTGGCCCGCTTAATTTTCGACAAAGGAAGGAGCCGGAAGCGGACATTCTGGATAGCCCGTCGGTGA
- a CDS encoding calcium-translocating P-type ATPase, SERCA-type, which yields MEQPSEPRIPWHTLSVEECFQRLRAGPAGLSREEAARRLREWGPNELEPPRRISPLAILLAQFQNILVLILLAATALSIVLGHGTEAVVIMIIVFLSVLLGFVQEYRAERALEALRRMAAPMATVLREGVEERIPARELVPGDVVVLHAGDRVPADLRLIEAVNLQIDEAVLTGESVPVEKHTAAIPDPALPIGDRRNMAYAGTVVTYGRGQGLVVATGMRTEFGAIARMLQTIQEERTPLQENLDRVGKALARAALGVVALIVALGLLRGQPWLEMLIFGLALAVAVVPEALPAVVTISLALGVQRMVRRNALIRRLPAVETLGSTDVICTDKTGTLTRNEMTVRRLFVCGRFWEVTGSGYEPAGEFRVDGQPVAPSEAVRRLLRAAALASDARLRRGADGTWQGQGDPTERALLVAAMKAGLDPEELNRRYPRVHEIPFTSERKRMTTLNRGSEDLFAASKGAPEVILESCRFLLTEKGERPLTPSDREQILEAARAMAGEALRVLGVADKPQALPEDAEEGMVFLGLVGMIDPPRPEAKQAIQVCREAGIRVVMITGDHPLTAQAIARELGLLRDGRVVTGAELDRMSDEEFERQLEGIDVYARVSPAHKFRVVTALQKKGHIVAMTGDGVNDAPALKRADIGIAMGITGTDVSKEAAAMVLLDDNFASIVAAVEEGRAIFSNIKKYLMYLLSSNVGEILLMALASLAGLPPPLSAAQILYVNLATDGLPALALSVDPPEPDLMRRPPRNPRSGLFTRPVVLLMLAGGLWSALVNLSLFAWALSSGRSLQEAMTMAFVSLVLIQFFKAYNFRSDRHSILRQPFANRWLNRAILWETTMLLMLIYVPFLRDLFGIYSLPPIDWAIVLMAAATVVPVLELVKWVERRGLLGSLDG from the coding sequence ATGGAGCAGCCCTCCGAGCCCCGGATCCCCTGGCATACCCTATCGGTCGAGGAGTGTTTCCAGCGGCTGCGCGCGGGGCCGGCGGGGTTGAGCCGGGAGGAGGCAGCCCGCCGGCTCCGGGAATGGGGCCCCAACGAGCTGGAGCCCCCCCGGCGTATCTCGCCCCTGGCTATCCTCTTGGCCCAGTTCCAGAACATCCTGGTGCTGATCCTCCTGGCCGCCACTGCCCTCTCCATCGTCCTGGGCCATGGGACGGAGGCAGTGGTCATCATGATCATCGTCTTTTTGTCCGTCCTGCTCGGCTTCGTCCAGGAATACCGCGCGGAGCGGGCCCTGGAGGCGCTGCGCCGGATGGCCGCGCCGATGGCCACCGTCCTCCGGGAGGGGGTGGAGGAGCGGATCCCCGCGCGGGAGCTGGTGCCGGGGGACGTGGTGGTCCTCCACGCCGGGGATCGGGTGCCGGCGGACCTGCGGCTGATCGAGGCGGTCAACCTCCAGATCGATGAGGCCGTCCTGACCGGCGAGTCGGTGCCGGTGGAGAAACACACGGCGGCGATCCCGGATCCTGCGCTCCCGATCGGGGATCGGCGGAACATGGCCTATGCGGGGACGGTGGTGACGTATGGGCGGGGCCAGGGGCTCGTGGTCGCCACCGGGATGCGGACGGAGTTCGGGGCCATCGCCCGGATGTTGCAGACGATCCAGGAGGAGCGGACGCCGCTGCAGGAGAACCTGGATCGAGTGGGAAAGGCGCTGGCCCGGGCCGCCCTGGGGGTGGTGGCCCTCATCGTGGCCCTGGGTCTGCTGCGGGGCCAGCCGTGGCTGGAGATGCTGATCTTCGGCCTGGCCCTGGCCGTGGCCGTGGTCCCGGAGGCCCTGCCGGCGGTGGTGACCATCTCCCTGGCCCTGGGGGTGCAGCGGATGGTCCGGCGCAACGCCCTGATCCGGCGGCTGCCGGCGGTGGAGACCCTGGGGAGCACCGATGTTATCTGCACGGACAAAACCGGCACCCTCACCCGGAACGAGATGACGGTGCGGCGCCTCTTCGTCTGCGGGCGGTTCTGGGAGGTCACCGGAAGCGGATACGAGCCGGCGGGGGAGTTTCGGGTGGACGGGCAACCCGTGGCGCCTTCCGAGGCGGTGCGCCGGCTTCTTCGGGCGGCGGCGCTGGCCTCCGATGCCCGCCTCCGTCGGGGCGCGGATGGCACCTGGCAGGGACAGGGGGATCCCACGGAGCGGGCTCTCTTGGTCGCGGCGATGAAGGCCGGGCTGGACCCGGAGGAGCTGAACCGCCGTTATCCTCGTGTCCACGAGATCCCCTTCACCTCGGAGCGCAAGCGGATGACCACCCTGAACCGGGGCTCGGAGGATCTGTTCGCAGCTTCCAAGGGAGCCCCCGAGGTGATCCTGGAGAGCTGCCGCTTTCTGCTCACGGAGAAAGGCGAACGGCCCCTCACCCCTTCGGATCGGGAGCAAATCCTGGAGGCCGCCCGGGCGATGGCCGGGGAGGCGCTCCGGGTGCTGGGGGTGGCGGACAAGCCCCAGGCCCTTCCGGAGGACGCTGAGGAGGGGATGGTCTTCCTGGGCCTGGTGGGGATGATCGACCCGCCGCGTCCCGAGGCGAAGCAGGCCATCCAGGTGTGCCGGGAGGCCGGCATCCGGGTGGTGATGATCACCGGGGATCACCCGCTGACGGCCCAGGCCATCGCGCGAGAGCTCGGCCTCCTCCGGGACGGCCGGGTCGTCACCGGGGCGGAGCTGGATCGCATGAGCGATGAGGAGTTCGAGAGGCAGTTAGAGGGGATCGACGTCTACGCCCGGGTGTCGCCGGCCCATAAGTTCCGGGTGGTCACCGCCCTCCAGAAGAAAGGCCACATCGTGGCAATGACTGGGGATGGGGTCAACGATGCCCCTGCTCTGAAGAGAGCCGACATCGGCATCGCCATGGGGATCACCGGCACGGATGTCTCCAAAGAGGCCGCGGCGATGGTGCTGCTGGATGACAACTTCGCTTCCATCGTGGCGGCCGTGGAGGAGGGCCGGGCGATCTTCTCCAACATCAAGAAATACCTGATGTATCTGCTCTCCTCGAACGTGGGGGAGATCCTCCTGATGGCTCTGGCCTCCCTGGCCGGGCTCCCCCCACCCCTCAGCGCGGCCCAGATCCTGTATGTGAACCTGGCCACCGACGGCCTGCCCGCGCTGGCCCTCTCGGTGGACCCGCCGGAGCCGGATTTGATGCGTCGGCCGCCCCGCAACCCCCGCAGCGGCCTCTTCACCCGGCCCGTGGTGCTGTTGATGCTGGCCGGAGGCCTCTGGTCCGCCCTGGTCAACCTCTCCCTGTTCGCCTGGGCCCTCTCCTCCGGCCGGAGCCTGCAGGAGGCCATGACCATGGCCTTCGTCTCCCTGGTCCTGATCCAGTTCTTCAAGGCCTACAACTTCCGTTCGGACCGACACTCGATCCTGCGACAGCCCTTCGCGAACCGCTGGCTGAACCGGGCGATCCTCTGGGAGACGACGATGCTGTTGATGTTGATCTACGTGCCCTTCCTGCGGGATCTGTTCGGGATCTACAGCCTCCCGCCGATCGATTGGGCCATCGTCCTGATGGCGGCAGCCACGGTGGTGCCGGTGCTGGAGCTGGTGAAGTGGGTCGAGCGCCGGGGGCTGCTGGGATCCCTGGACGGCTGA
- a CDS encoding zinc metallopeptidase: MLFWWDPLYFLFAMPALLLGLYAQAKVQAAYNRWLRAPARLTGLEAAQRLLQAAGLYAVRIEGTPGHLTDHYDPSSKVLRLSPSVAGVPSVASLAVAAHEIGHALQDAEGYWGLRARAALVPAVNFGSWLGPILFLIGFLMQSPTLVWAGVLFFSAAALFALVTLPVELDASRRALALLESSGLLWTPEERAGAREVLRAAALTYVAALAQALSTLAYYAFLAMGMRRSEE; this comes from the coding sequence ATGCTGTTCTGGTGGGATCCTCTTTACTTCCTGTTCGCCATGCCGGCGCTGTTGTTGGGCCTGTATGCTCAGGCGAAGGTCCAGGCGGCCTATAACCGGTGGCTGCGGGCGCCGGCTCGACTGACCGGGCTGGAGGCGGCCCAGCGCCTGCTGCAGGCGGCCGGTCTATATGCGGTGCGCATCGAGGGAACCCCCGGGCACCTGACGGACCATTACGATCCTTCGAGCAAGGTGCTCCGGCTCTCCCCCAGCGTGGCGGGCGTGCCCTCGGTGGCCTCCCTGGCGGTAGCGGCCCATGAGATCGGGCACGCGCTCCAGGACGCGGAGGGTTACTGGGGGCTGCGGGCCCGGGCGGCCCTGGTGCCCGCGGTGAACTTCGGCTCCTGGCTCGGCCCGATCCTCTTCCTGATCGGCTTCCTGATGCAGAGCCCGACGCTGGTCTGGGCGGGGGTGCTGTTCTTCTCCGCTGCCGCTCTCTTCGCCCTGGTCACGCTGCCCGTGGAGCTGGACGCCAGCCGCCGGGCCCTGGCCCTGCTGGAGTCGAGCGGGCTGCTGTGGACCCCCGAGGAGCGGGCGGGGGCCCGGGAGGTACTGCGGGCGGCCGCGCTGACCTACGTGGCAGCCCTGGCCCAGGCCCTCTCCACCTTGGCCTACTACGCCTTCCTGGCCATGGGCATGCGGCGCTCGGAGGAATAG
- a CDS encoding MBL fold metallo-hydrolase encodes MDYRMEETRPFSLDSRIFVEDRLHFATVGAVRTEQGWICIDTPADPLHAAWWRQALQSIAPMPILAVIYTDATRDRVMGTPFLLEGKPALIIAHHHVFDRLRGHGEMGRQQLIDLLISLGQTESAERLAHAPLMLPNLTFSDRLVLKFGAPAVILEHVDGASPGQIWVRIPEHNVVFVGDTVTLSTHPNLGEADLERWLEQLEQLRAGRVARHIVPGRGPLASPSDISPLLDYLKALMRRVRALAASSRKPELGALIAEFMAYFPVPEYERERVQRRIRSALERLLELYAAGKKAPKEKPKEKTGAAKSRKKGGAPR; translated from the coding sequence ATGGACTATCGGATGGAAGAGACGCGTCCCTTTTCGCTGGATTCCCGCATCTTCGTGGAGGACCGCCTCCACTTCGCCACGGTGGGGGCGGTGCGGACGGAGCAGGGATGGATCTGCATCGACACCCCGGCGGACCCGCTGCACGCCGCCTGGTGGCGGCAGGCCCTGCAGTCCATCGCCCCCATGCCCATCCTCGCCGTCATCTACACGGATGCCACCCGGGATCGGGTCATGGGCACCCCCTTCCTTCTGGAGGGGAAGCCCGCCCTGATCATCGCCCATCATCACGTGTTCGATCGGCTCCGAGGCCATGGGGAGATGGGACGCCAGCAGCTGATCGACCTCCTCATCAGCCTCGGCCAGACCGAGTCGGCGGAGCGATTGGCCCATGCCCCCCTTATGCTGCCCAATCTGACCTTCTCCGACCGTCTGGTCCTGAAGTTCGGCGCGCCGGCGGTGATCCTAGAGCACGTGGACGGGGCGTCCCCCGGGCAAATCTGGGTGCGCATCCCCGAACATAACGTGGTGTTTGTGGGAGACACCGTGACGCTGAGCACCCATCCCAACCTGGGGGAGGCAGACCTGGAGCGGTGGCTGGAGCAGCTGGAGCAGCTGCGCGCCGGCCGGGTGGCCCGTCACATCGTGCCCGGGCGGGGCCCCCTCGCTTCGCCCTCGGACATCTCCCCCCTTCTGGATTACCTGAAGGCGTTGATGCGACGGGTCCGAGCCCTGGCGGCCTCCTCGCGCAAACCCGAGCTCGGCGCTCTGATCGCCGAGTTCATGGCCTACTTCCCGGTCCCCGAATACGAGCGGGAGCGGGTCCAGCGCCGGATCCGCTCCGCCCTGGAGCGGCTGCTGGAGCTTTACGCTGCCGGCAAGAAAGCCCCGAAAGAGAAGCCCAAGGAGAAGACGGGGGCGGCCAAATCTCGCAAAAAAGGCGGCGCCCCCCGGTAA
- the lipA gene encoding lipoyl synthase, whose amino-acid sequence MASPTRESLPVEAMPDTPVRPARRPEWLKVRAPQGETYEFVLRLMRSKRLHTVCEEARCPNIGECWGHGTATFMILGDVCTRSCRFCAVRTGRPLSIDWDEPNRVAEAVRAMGLSHVVITSVNRDELPDGGATLFAMTIRRIRERVPGCTVEVLTPDFKGSIEALRIVIEARPDIFNHNVETVPRLFKKVQPQDRYEWAMATLSNAKKLWPECVTKSGIMVGLGETWEEIIEVMKDLRAVGVDILTIGQYLQPSRNHLPVERFYRPEEFEALKRIGYELGFRWVESGPLVRSSYRAEAQARALSRVPRP is encoded by the coding sequence ATGGCCTCTCCGACCCGTGAATCCCTCCCCGTGGAGGCGATGCCGGACACGCCCGTCCGCCCGGCGCGGCGCCCCGAATGGTTGAAAGTCCGGGCCCCTCAAGGCGAGACCTATGAGTTCGTGCTTCGGTTGATGCGGAGCAAGCGACTTCACACGGTCTGCGAGGAAGCCCGTTGCCCCAATATCGGGGAGTGCTGGGGACATGGCACCGCCACCTTCATGATCCTCGGAGATGTGTGCACCCGCTCCTGCCGCTTCTGCGCCGTCCGGACCGGCCGCCCCCTCTCCATCGACTGGGACGAGCCTAACCGTGTGGCCGAGGCCGTGCGGGCGATGGGCCTCTCCCATGTGGTGATCACTTCGGTGAACCGGGACGAGCTGCCCGACGGCGGGGCCACCCTCTTCGCCATGACCATCCGCCGCATCCGGGAGCGGGTCCCCGGCTGCACCGTGGAGGTCCTCACCCCGGACTTCAAAGGGTCCATCGAGGCCCTGCGCATCGTCATCGAGGCGCGGCCGGACATCTTCAACCACAACGTGGAGACCGTGCCGCGTCTCTTCAAGAAGGTGCAGCCCCAGGATCGCTATGAGTGGGCCATGGCGACCCTCTCGAACGCCAAGAAGCTGTGGCCGGAGTGCGTCACCAAGTCCGGCATCATGGTCGGGCTGGGCGAGACCTGGGAGGAGATCATCGAGGTGATGAAGGACCTGCGGGCGGTGGGGGTGGACATCCTCACCATCGGCCAGTATCTCCAGCCCTCCCGGAACCACCTCCCGGTGGAGCGGTTCTACCGGCCGGAGGAGTTCGAGGCCCTCAAACGGATCGGATATGAGCTGGGGTTCCGCTGGGTGGAGAGCGGCCCTCTGGTCCGCAGCAGCTATCGGGCGGAGGCCCAGGCCCGGGCCCTTTCCCGGGTCCCCCGACCCTGA